From the Chryseobacterium sp. G0201 genome, the window AAAGACAAGGGTATGAGATTTTAATGGCACTTTGCCGTGGTACAAAACAACAGAAAGAAATGGCTCAGGCTTCGTTAAATCGTTTCTGGTGGCCGGCTTTAATGATGTTTGGTCCAAATGACGACAGTTCGCCAAACTCTAAAATTTCTATGAATTACAGAGTAAAAAGAGAAAGTAATGACAGTCTTCGTCAGAGATTTATTGACGTTACGGTTTCTCAAGCTGAATTTTTAGGATTAACCATGCCTGATAAAGACCTGAAATGGAATGAAGAAAGACAACATTACGATTTCGGAGAACTTCCTTGGGATGAATTCATGGAAATCTTAAAAGGAAACGGACCTTGTAACAAGAAAAGATTACAGACAAAAGTGAAAGCGCAGCAGGAAAACCTTTGGGTAAAAGAAGCGGCGATAGCTTTTGCAGAGAAACAACAAAAAGAAGTAATATAAACTTGTGAAAGCTATATTTCAAACATTTCTATTTGCAGTTTTATGCAGTTCTTGTTTTCTACCAAGTGGATCTCAATCAAATCCAGAAGTTTGGGAAGATAACAAAGAAGATTTACAAAAGATAATAAATAGAGTTCTTTTAAATCCTAACAAATTTGAAGAGGGAGAAAATTTAATTCCGGAAGATTTAGATTTTTCTTATGATAAAACTTTTAATATTCGGGGAAATTTAAAAGATAAAAATAATTTGAAAATAACTTTTTATACTGATAGAGGACTAGTAGATCATTATTCAGCAATAATTTATACAACTCAAAAAGGTTTAGTAAAACAACTTGATGAAAATGTAAAAAATGGTGGAAATGATTTTAAGCTCCAAAATAATTGGTATGCTATAAATGATTAAAATTTAAAATTAAAATTTGACTATGGCAAATTTAGATATGTGGGAAGTGTTTATTCAGACTAAACCGGGATTATCTCACAAACACGTTGGAATAGTACAGGCGCCAACAGCAGAAATGGCTTTGCAGAACGCAAGAGACGTTTATACAAGAAGAAAAGAAGGAACTTCTGTTTGGGTGGTTCCAAGTAAATATATTGTGACTTCAGAAGGAATTGATAAAGAAGCATTCTTTGATCCGGCTGATGATAAATTGTACCGTCACCCGACGTTCTACGATATTCCTAACGATGTAAAAAATATGTAATAAAGAAGTTAGAAGTTAGATTCTAGAATTTAGTCTAATTTCTAACCTCTAATTTCTAAATTCTATAAAAAATGAATCCATTATATAATTATTTATTAAAGTTTGCGGACGACAGTTTCATCATGGGACAAAGACTGTCTGCGTGGTGCGGTGAAGGTCCTTATTTAGAGGAAGATATTGCATTGACAAATATCGCATTGGACGAACTTGGACAGGCAAACAACTTTTATGTTTATGCTTCAAGAGTGGCTGATAACGGCAAAAGCGAAGATGATTTAGCATTTTTAAGATACGAGCACGAATACGTAAACGCACATTGGGTTGAACTTCCGAATGAAGATTACGCGCAGACGATTCTTAAAGTATATGTTTTCGCGGTGTATCAGAAATTGATGTACGAGGCATTATCAAATTCGGCAGATGAAGAACTTTCTGCTCTTGCTCAAAAATCATTGAAAGAAGTGCGATATCATTATACTCACGCTGCATCTTGGATGAAAATTTTCGGACAGGGAACAGAGGAAAGTAAAGCTCGTTTGGTGAAATCTCTTGAAAATATTTGGGAATATTCAAAAGGGTTATTTGCAAAAGTGGAAGGAGAAGATGATTTAATTGCTTTAAACATCGCTCCAAATGTTGATGCGTTGTATGAAGATTTTCTTTCTATCACACAAAAAGATTTTGAAGATTTCGGTTTAGAATATCCTGCGAATCCTTTTATGCAGCCAAAATCAAGAACAGGTTATCATACAGAATATTTTGGATTTATGCTTTGTGAATTGCAGTATATGCAGAGAGCGTATCCGGGGTGTACATGGTAGATTTTTGAATGTAACAATGTAGCATTTTATCAATATAACAATTGTTAGAATGAAAAATTGACTGTGATTGAACATTCTATTCTTTTTTTGACTTAGCTGAGTGAAACGCCTTTGTGAACTTAAAAACATTTAGTAGTCAAAAAAAACTTTGCGCACTTTGCGTTAAAAAAATCAAATTAAAAAAGATTGAAAAATCCTTTAGAAATATTAGAACTCGTTCCCGATCCGGAAATTCCGGTAATCAATATCGTGGAATTAGGCATTGTAAGAGAAGCAAAAATTACCAGCGAGAATTCTTGTGAAATAACAATTACGCCGACTTATTCTGCCTGTCCCGCTATGTTTACCATTGAGGAAGACATCATGAAAATCATGAAGGAAAACGGATGGGATGCGAAAGTAGTCACCAAAATGTTTCCGATTTGGACAACAGACTGGTTGACGGATGAAGCGAGAGAAAAACTTCGTATTTACGGAATCTCTCCTCCCGAAAAAGGAGCCGACGAACATCACATCGGGAAACCTAAAAAATGTCCGCGTTGTGGTTCTATGAATTCAAAACAGATCAGCAGATTCGGGTCTACATTATGCAAGGCTTCGTATCAGTGTTTAGACTGTTTAGAGCCTTTTGATTATTTTAAATGTCATTAAAATGATACATTGCTACGTTATTTAATATTGTTAAATTAGAGCAGTGTAATTTTTTAATTCTTTAATCATTAAATTTAAAACCATGTATACACAACTTGATATTGAAACGCATTTTGATGGAAAACTTAAAATTGCTTATCTCAATCAACCAGACACAATGAACGCTCTTACAAAGCCTTCTTTATCAGATCTAAAAGATTTTATTAAAGAATGTAGCGACGATGATACAGTAAGATGTGTGGCAATTTCAGGAAGAGGAAAAGCTTTTTGCTCTGGACAAAACTTGGATGATGCTTTCGTACAAGGTAACGAACACCACGACCGCGATATCATTAGAAAGATTGTCGTAGATTATTATAACCCTTTGGTGACAGAGATTACAAAATGTAAAAAACCAGTTGTTGCATTGGTAAATGGTCCTGCAGTAGGAGCTGGTGCTATGTTGGCATTGATCTGTGACTTCGTGTTGGCGGTTGATAAATCATATTTTGCTCAGGCATTTTCAAATATTGGGTTGATTCCTGATACAGGCGGAACGTACTTCTTGCCGAAATTATTGGGAAGACAATTGGCGAATTATTTGGCTTTCACAGGGAAAAGATTATCTGCTGATGAAGCAAAATCTTATGGTTTGGTTGCTGAAATTTTCAATGAAGAAGAATTCACTCCAAAATCAATGGAAATCCTTGAAAAAATGGCAAATATGCCGACTGCTGCGATTAAATTAACTAAAAAAGCTTTCGCTCAATCATACCATAATACATTGAGAGAACAGCTTGAATTAGAAGGTGATCTACAACAGGAAGCAGCTGAAACAGAAGATTTCAAAGAAGGAGTAAGTGCCTTTTTACAAAAAAGAAAACCTAATTATAAAGGAAAATAATATTATAGAAATTAGAAATTAGAAGTT encodes:
- the paaB gene encoding 1,2-phenylacetyl-CoA epoxidase subunit PaaB; this translates as MANLDMWEVFIQTKPGLSHKHVGIVQAPTAEMALQNARDVYTRRKEGTSVWVVPSKYIVTSEGIDKEAFFDPADDKLYRHPTFYDIPNDVKNM
- the paaD gene encoding 1,2-phenylacetyl-CoA epoxidase subunit PaaD — its product is MKNPLEILELVPDPEIPVINIVELGIVREAKITSENSCEITITPTYSACPAMFTIEEDIMKIMKENGWDAKVVTKMFPIWTTDWLTDEAREKLRIYGISPPEKGADEHHIGKPKKCPRCGSMNSKQISRFGSTLCKASYQCLDCLEPFDYFKCH
- a CDS encoding enoyl-CoA hydratase/isomerase family protein — protein: MYTQLDIETHFDGKLKIAYLNQPDTMNALTKPSLSDLKDFIKECSDDDTVRCVAISGRGKAFCSGQNLDDAFVQGNEHHDRDIIRKIVVDYYNPLVTEITKCKKPVVALVNGPAVGAGAMLALICDFVLAVDKSYFAQAFSNIGLIPDTGGTYFLPKLLGRQLANYLAFTGKRLSADEAKSYGLVAEIFNEEEFTPKSMEILEKMANMPTAAIKLTKKAFAQSYHNTLREQLELEGDLQQEAAETEDFKEGVSAFLQKRKPNYKGK
- the paaC gene encoding 1,2-phenylacetyl-CoA epoxidase subunit PaaC; the encoded protein is MNPLYNYLLKFADDSFIMGQRLSAWCGEGPYLEEDIALTNIALDELGQANNFYVYASRVADNGKSEDDLAFLRYEHEYVNAHWVELPNEDYAQTILKVYVFAVYQKLMYEALSNSADEELSALAQKSLKEVRYHYTHAASWMKIFGQGTEESKARLVKSLENIWEYSKGLFAKVEGEDDLIALNIAPNVDALYEDFLSITQKDFEDFGLEYPANPFMQPKSRTGYHTEYFGFMLCELQYMQRAYPGCTW